A single region of the Caballeronia insecticola genome encodes:
- a CDS encoding phosphatase PAP2 family protein — MDYNALAQRHAMAIIAIVLLAVPVAAGCAWRWSARERRSSATAVALAAFVPVAFGVSVYVAIAMRIAHGSAFSSADQLLLDAVRDGTPALAARWFARVTHLGDPPLLALLCALMCATLVLTRRFGLAVYFAAVTSAGGLLNQALKAMMRRDRPTGSTVPLPDSFAFPSGHTFGSIVCYGMCAYVLLRLAPTRWDPLIVALACFIVLVIGTSRVVMGVHFPGDVIGGFASGGAWLAACIGAAEVLRRRARPGSVVG; from the coding sequence ATGGATTACAACGCGCTCGCGCAGCGCCACGCGATGGCGATCATCGCGATCGTGCTTCTCGCCGTTCCTGTCGCGGCGGGCTGCGCGTGGCGATGGTCGGCGCGCGAACGGCGCTCGTCCGCGACGGCCGTCGCGCTCGCGGCGTTCGTGCCAGTCGCGTTCGGCGTGTCGGTGTACGTCGCGATCGCGATGCGTATTGCGCACGGCTCGGCGTTTTCATCGGCGGATCAGTTGCTGCTCGACGCCGTGCGCGACGGCACGCCCGCCCTCGCCGCGCGCTGGTTCGCGCGCGTCACGCATCTCGGCGACCCGCCGTTGCTCGCGCTGCTTTGCGCGCTCATGTGCGCGACGCTCGTTCTCACGCGGCGGTTCGGACTCGCGGTGTATTTCGCGGCGGTCACGAGCGCGGGCGGCCTGCTCAATCAGGCGCTCAAGGCGATGATGCGCCGCGACCGGCCCACCGGCTCGACGGTTCCGCTGCCCGACAGCTTCGCGTTTCCGAGCGGCCACACGTTCGGTTCGATCGTCTGCTACGGCATGTGCGCGTATGTGCTGTTGCGCCTCGCGCCGACGCGCTGGGATCCGCTTATCGTCGCGCTGGCGTGTTTCATCGTGCTGGTCATCGGCACGAGCCGCGTCGTGATGGGCGTGCATTTTCCCGGCGACGTGATCGGCGGATTCGCGTCGGGCGGCGCGTGGCTGGCCGCGTGCATCGGCGCGGCGGAAGTGCTGCGGCGGCGCGCGCGGCCCGGTTCGGTCGTCGGCTGA
- a CDS encoding LysR substrate-binding domain-containing protein: MRRLPSLTALRFFEESARHMSFNKSATALCVTPGAVSRQIRLLEDALGTKLFDRDHKGIRLTKQGEELLACLSEAFDSIERVTRALSAAKRNERSERKRLTVTAPPTFATRWLSPRLGSLMDAVPDIDLSVRTDIGDDRHCCIRFGHEARADHRSELLFIERHVLVGAMKFAGQSVEALLARVPTLHVLHNDARLTLWPNWLDAAGLSRDYAANGIEFSTLDQAIHAARAGSGLAVVDRNMIADELHDGALAQLSPVESTGPYGYWLDIAGSHAGEDSVQAFAEWLRGEGAKAAQP; the protein is encoded by the coding sequence GTGCGCCGCCTGCCATCTCTCACCGCGTTGCGCTTTTTCGAGGAAAGCGCGCGGCATATGAGCTTCAACAAGTCAGCCACCGCGCTGTGCGTGACGCCGGGCGCGGTCAGCCGGCAGATTCGGCTGCTGGAAGACGCCCTCGGCACGAAGCTGTTCGATCGCGATCACAAAGGCATTCGGCTGACGAAGCAGGGCGAGGAACTGCTCGCGTGTTTGTCGGAGGCATTCGATTCGATCGAGCGCGTGACGCGCGCGCTCTCGGCCGCTAAACGCAATGAGCGTAGCGAGCGCAAGCGCCTGACGGTGACCGCGCCGCCGACCTTCGCGACGCGCTGGCTTTCGCCGCGGCTCGGCTCGCTGATGGACGCCGTGCCCGACATCGATCTTTCCGTGCGCACCGATATCGGCGACGACCGGCATTGCTGCATTCGCTTTGGTCACGAAGCGCGGGCGGATCATCGTTCGGAACTGCTGTTCATCGAGCGGCATGTGCTCGTTGGCGCGATGAAGTTCGCAGGGCAAAGCGTCGAGGCGCTGCTTGCGCGCGTGCCCACGCTGCATGTGCTGCATAACGACGCGCGGCTCACGCTCTGGCCGAACTGGCTCGACGCGGCCGGCTTGTCGCGCGATTACGCCGCAAACGGCATCGAATTCTCGACGCTCGATCAGGCGATCCATGCGGCGCGCGCGGGGTCTGGGCTCGCGGTGGTGGATCGCAACATGATCGCCGATGAATTGCACGATGGCGCGCTGGCGCAGTTGTCGCCGGTGGAATCGACGGGGCCGTATGGCTACTGGCTCGATATCGCGGGTTCGCACGCGGGTGAGGACAGCGTGCAGGCGTTCGCGGAATGGCTGCGCGGCGAGGGAGCGAAAGCCGCGCAGCCGTGA
- a CDS encoding 4'-phosphopantetheinyl transferase family protein — protein sequence MSIHLAADAAWHHSDLAKARVRVHAPPAPGEVCLWLVPSEFRFASASNIGSWLSVAERKRARLHPNSALGRRFSVARATLRLVLSHMFDCAPNDVTVEDEPDERIVVTNPRGDGAIHVDVAYSGIWIVIAVASARIGLGVAVEPAGPHDVDARNALWSEAARIGRARAERSEARAADGPPQWQGLTLPMPGGICGVLAVDRAVAHVKAFGWERSLEAEGRALAS from the coding sequence ATGTCCATTCATCTCGCCGCCGATGCCGCCTGGCATCACTCCGATCTCGCCAAGGCGCGCGTGCGGGTCCATGCGCCGCCCGCGCCGGGCGAGGTCTGTCTGTGGCTCGTGCCGAGCGAGTTCCGCTTTGCGTCGGCGTCCAATATCGGGAGCTGGCTTTCGGTGGCGGAGCGCAAACGCGCGCGGCTGCATCCGAATTCGGCGCTCGGGCGGCGCTTCAGCGTGGCGCGCGCGACCTTGCGCCTCGTGCTCTCGCATATGTTCGACTGCGCGCCCAACGACGTGACTGTCGAGGACGAACCCGACGAGCGCATTGTCGTGACCAATCCGCGGGGCGACGGCGCCATTCATGTCGATGTTGCGTATTCGGGCATCTGGATCGTGATTGCGGTGGCATCGGCGAGAATAGGGCTGGGCGTAGCCGTCGAGCCTGCCGGCCCGCACGATGTCGACGCCCGCAACGCGCTCTGGAGCGAGGCGGCGCGCATTGGCCGGGCGCGCGCGGAACGCAGCGAGGCGCGCGCAGCCGATGGCCCGCCGCAATGGCAAGGCCTCACGCTGCCGATGCCCGGCGGCATCTGCGGCGTGCTCGCCGTGGACCGGGCCGTCGCGCACGTTAAGGCGTTCGGCTGGGAGCGTTCGCTCGAAGCGGAAGGGCGCGCGCTCGCATCGTGA
- the fae gene encoding formaldehyde-activating enzyme, translated as MEKNLFIGEGFEGPGVNLAHINVLVGPRNGPAGQAFATALATPSAGHAPFVVIAQPGVPTKPLTLYVNKAQIDGDFHGNATWGASQAGIAKAVAESLENGTLPPEAENDWVVVSANWVNPKTDDLDAVFENNYRACKNAIIAAMEGLPRKDAVFKAAREVSNPFYTPKAR; from the coding sequence ATGGAAAAGAATCTGTTCATCGGCGAAGGCTTCGAAGGCCCCGGCGTGAATCTCGCCCACATCAACGTGCTGGTCGGACCGCGCAACGGCCCGGCCGGTCAGGCGTTCGCCACCGCGCTCGCGACGCCGTCCGCCGGTCACGCGCCGTTCGTCGTGATCGCGCAGCCGGGCGTGCCGACCAAGCCGCTCACGCTCTACGTCAACAAGGCGCAGATCGACGGCGATTTCCACGGCAACGCGACCTGGGGCGCATCGCAGGCGGGTATCGCGAAAGCGGTCGCCGAGTCGCTCGAAAACGGCACGCTGCCGCCCGAAGCCGAGAACGACTGGGTTGTCGTGTCGGCGAACTGGGTCAATCCGAAAACCGACGATCTCGATGCCGTCTTCGAGAACAACTATCGCGCGTGCAAGAACGCGATCATCGCCGCGATGGAAGGCCTGCCGCGCAAGGACGCCGTGTTCAAGGCCGCGCGCGAAGTCTCGAACCCGTTCTACACGCCGAAGGCGCGCTGA
- a CDS encoding NAD-dependent succinate-semialdehyde dehydrogenase, which produces MNDLLRTTHYIDGTWRESASTYPVRNPATGEVIANVAHGGGAETRLAIDAAKRAFPAWRALSAKERGARVKRWGELMLANRNTLAELLTREQGKPLAEALGEVAYAASFFEWFAEEAKRSYGDVIPSPKPNSKIIVTREPVGVVAAITPWNFPLAMITRKAGPALAAGCTMVLKPSEETPLSAFALAVLAEEAGIPAGVFNIVSGDAVAIGAVLTESPDVRKLSFTGSTRVGKLLAKQSADTLKKLSLELGGNAPFIVFDDADIDAAVQGAIASKFRNTGQTCVCVNRFYVQDGVYDAFTQALTRAVHAMRVGNGLEGPFDQGPLINEAALKKVQTHVADAVNKGAKILTGGKPHALGGTFYEPTVLADATPSMLIADEETFGPVAACFRFATEDEVIAAANDTPFGLSAYFYTRDLGRAWRVAEALESGMVGINEGIISTEVAPFGGVKQSGLGREGSKYGLDEYMELKYMMMAGLGR; this is translated from the coding sequence ATGAACGACTTGTTGCGAACGACGCATTACATCGACGGAACCTGGCGCGAAAGCGCGAGCACGTATCCGGTGCGCAATCCCGCGACGGGCGAAGTCATCGCGAACGTCGCGCATGGCGGCGGCGCGGAAACGCGGCTTGCCATCGATGCCGCAAAACGCGCGTTTCCCGCGTGGCGCGCATTGAGCGCGAAGGAGCGCGGCGCACGCGTGAAGCGTTGGGGCGAACTGATGCTCGCCAACCGCAACACGCTCGCCGAATTGCTGACGCGCGAGCAAGGCAAGCCGCTTGCCGAGGCGCTCGGTGAAGTCGCCTACGCGGCGAGCTTCTTCGAATGGTTCGCGGAAGAAGCGAAGCGCAGTTACGGCGATGTCATTCCCAGTCCGAAGCCGAATTCGAAGATCATCGTCACGCGCGAGCCGGTTGGCGTCGTCGCGGCAATCACGCCGTGGAATTTCCCGCTCGCGATGATCACGCGCAAAGCCGGCCCCGCACTCGCCGCAGGCTGCACGATGGTGCTCAAGCCGTCCGAAGAGACGCCGTTGTCCGCCTTCGCGCTCGCGGTGCTGGCCGAAGAAGCGGGCATTCCGGCGGGCGTGTTCAACATCGTGTCGGGCGATGCCGTTGCCATCGGCGCGGTGCTGACCGAATCGCCGGATGTGCGCAAGCTGTCGTTCACAGGCTCGACGCGCGTCGGCAAGCTGCTCGCGAAGCAATCGGCGGATACGCTCAAAAAGCTTTCGCTCGAACTCGGCGGCAACGCGCCGTTCATCGTGTTCGACGACGCCGACATCGACGCCGCCGTGCAAGGCGCGATCGCCTCGAAGTTCCGCAACACAGGGCAGACGTGCGTGTGCGTGAATCGCTTCTATGTGCAGGACGGCGTCTACGATGCCTTCACGCAAGCCCTGACGCGCGCCGTGCACGCGATGCGCGTGGGCAACGGCCTCGAAGGTCCGTTCGATCAGGGGCCGCTTATTAACGAGGCCGCGCTGAAGAAGGTGCAGACGCACGTCGCCGATGCTGTGAACAAGGGCGCGAAGATCCTCACCGGCGGCAAGCCGCACGCGCTCGGCGGCACCTTTTACGAGCCGACGGTGCTCGCCGATGCAACGCCTTCCATGCTGATCGCCGATGAAGAAACCTTCGGTCCGGTGGCCGCGTGCTTCCGCTTCGCGACGGAAGACGAGGTGATCGCCGCCGCCAACGACACGCCCTTCGGCCTGTCCGCGTACTTCTACACGCGCGATCTCGGCCGCGCGTGGCGCGTCGCGGAGGCGCTGGAGAGCGGCATGGTCGGCATCAACGAAGGCATCATCTCGACGGAAGTCGCGCCCTTCGGCGGCGTGAAGCAATCGGGACTGGGCCGCGAAGGATCGAAGTACGGGCTCGACGAATACATGGAGCTCAAGTACATGATGATGGCCGGCCTCGGCCGCTGA
- a CDS encoding ABC transporter permease has translation MSTPQQTMPAGIDPGTLARVEREAQKRIKQRHALVIGLRIAVLVFVLGGWELSARLHWIDPFFFSMPSAIFDQIVEWFVDGTSQGPLLTQVWVTLEETGLGFIIGSVAGVFCGIVLGRNKLLSDVFSIYIKIANSIPRVVLGSVFVIALGLGMASKVALAVVMVFFVVFANAFQGVREADRYMIANAQILGASRRQVTTSVVIPSALSWILASLHVSFGFALVGAVVGEFLGSKQGIGLLISTAQGAFNASGVFAAMIVLAVVALAADYLLTAVEHRLLKWRPTAN, from the coding sequence ATGTCAACGCCTCAACAAACAATGCCCGCGGGCATCGATCCCGGCACGCTCGCGCGCGTCGAACGTGAAGCGCAGAAGCGCATCAAGCAGCGCCACGCGCTCGTCATCGGTTTGCGGATCGCGGTGCTCGTTTTCGTGCTCGGCGGCTGGGAACTGTCCGCGCGCCTTCACTGGATCGACCCGTTCTTCTTCTCGATGCCCTCGGCCATCTTCGATCAGATCGTCGAATGGTTCGTCGACGGCACCTCGCAAGGGCCGCTGCTCACGCAAGTCTGGGTCACGCTGGAGGAGACGGGCCTGGGCTTCATCATCGGGTCGGTGGCGGGCGTGTTTTGCGGCATCGTGCTCGGCCGCAACAAGCTCTTGTCGGATGTGTTCAGCATCTATATCAAGATCGCCAATTCAATTCCGCGTGTCGTGCTCGGCTCGGTGTTCGTGATCGCGCTCGGTCTCGGCATGGCGTCGAAAGTGGCGCTCGCGGTCGTGATGGTGTTTTTCGTCGTGTTCGCGAATGCGTTTCAGGGCGTGCGCGAAGCGGATCGCTACATGATCGCGAATGCGCAGATTCTCGGCGCGTCGCGGCGTCAGGTGACGACATCGGTCGTGATTCCGTCCGCGCTCTCGTGGATTCTCGCGAGCCTGCACGTGAGCTTCGGCTTCGCGCTGGTCGGCGCGGTGGTCGGCGAGTTTCTCGGTTCGAAGCAGGGCATCGGCCTGCTGATCTCGACGGCGCAAGGCGCGTTCAACGCAAGCGGCGTATTTGCCGCGATGATCGTGCTCGCGGTCGTTGCGCTCGCGGCGGACTACTTGCTGACAGCCGTGGAGCATCGCCTGCTGAAGTGGCGGCCCACGGCGAATTGA
- a CDS encoding aldo/keto reductase, producing MEYVRLGQSGLKVSRLCLGTMNMGTPQWKPWIFDEAQSEPIVKHALDAGVNFIDLADFYSTGVGEEVVGRILKRLVKREEVVVTTKVGYDMANHPNAGGHSRKHIMDGIDGSLTRLGMDYVDIYMLHYFDVNTPVEETMGALDDIVRAGKARYIGVSTMYTWQFAKIMQACERHGWHKPINMQLQLNAAYREEEREMIPYCIDQGVGVSVFSPLARGLLTSDAKSTRNQTDFFTAQMYGDRASQEMAASVARVAARRGVPAAQIAQAWVLNRPGVASMLVGADSAAQFDSALAALETKLSDDELHELDRNYTPCDLINDYTAGRRIAREARPAQGVFDNALERAA from the coding sequence ATGGAATACGTACGTCTCGGCCAGTCCGGCCTCAAGGTTTCGCGTCTGTGCCTCGGCACGATGAACATGGGCACGCCGCAATGGAAGCCCTGGATTTTCGACGAAGCGCAAAGCGAGCCGATCGTGAAGCACGCGCTCGACGCCGGCGTGAATTTCATCGATCTGGCGGATTTCTATTCGACGGGCGTCGGCGAGGAGGTTGTCGGCCGCATTCTGAAGCGGCTCGTCAAGCGCGAAGAAGTCGTCGTGACGACCAAGGTCGGCTACGACATGGCGAACCATCCGAACGCGGGCGGCCATTCGCGCAAACACATCATGGATGGCATCGACGGGTCGCTCACGCGTCTCGGCATGGATTACGTCGATATCTACATGCTGCATTACTTCGACGTGAACACGCCCGTCGAGGAAACGATGGGCGCGCTCGACGATATCGTGCGCGCGGGCAAGGCGCGCTATATCGGCGTATCGACGATGTACACCTGGCAGTTCGCGAAGATCATGCAAGCGTGCGAGCGCCACGGCTGGCACAAGCCGATCAACATGCAGTTGCAACTGAACGCCGCGTATCGTGAAGAAGAGCGCGAGATGATTCCCTACTGCATCGATCAGGGCGTCGGCGTGTCGGTGTTCAGCCCGCTCGCGCGCGGCCTGCTCACATCGGATGCGAAATCCACGCGCAATCAGACCGATTTCTTCACCGCGCAAATGTACGGCGACCGCGCATCGCAAGAGATGGCGGCATCGGTAGCGCGCGTGGCGGCGCGGCGCGGCGTGCCGGCGGCGCAGATCGCGCAGGCGTGGGTGCTGAACCGGCCGGGCGTGGCGAGCATGCTCGTCGGCGCGGATTCGGCGGCGCAGTTCGACAGCGCGCTCGCCGCGCTCGAAACCAAGCTCAGCGACGACGAACTCCACGAACTCGATCGCAACTACACGCCGTGCGATCTGATCAACGACTACACAGCGGGACGGCGCATCGCGCGCGAGGCGCGTCCGGCGCAAGGCGTCTTCGACAACGCACTGGAGCGCGCGGCATGA
- the bamE gene encoding outer membrane protein assembly factor BamE domain-containing protein yields the protein MSRVRVGMTKDDVVDRLGPPDDNWGPVYSECSEYGFGKTNADRYAIYFNNQRRVIYSEHAACNLNRSRALGTR from the coding sequence ATGAGCCGCGTGCGCGTCGGCATGACGAAAGACGATGTCGTCGACCGCCTCGGCCCGCCCGACGACAATTGGGGACCGGTGTATTCCGAGTGCAGCGAGTACGGATTCGGCAAGACGAACGCCGACCGTTACGCGATCTACTTCAACAATCAGCGCCGCGTGATTTACAGCGAACATGCAGCGTGCAATCTGAATCGTTCGCGCGCGCTCGGTACTCGCTGA
- a CDS encoding MFS transporter, translating into MDTQSLSPQALAPHAAAPFNATHDRVALDDVPLNRFHVKIAGLTFGAHFTEGYALGTIGYALSSLNRQIPLDAFWMGLLGSSALIGIFIGSLVFGWLSDKLGRQKIFLLSFVIITAAAFAQFYATTPAMLVGLRVLIGFGMGGDFAVGHAILAEFSPRKHRGTLLGSFSVIWTIGYVIANVLGMHYADASPDAWRWLLASAGVPAFLVLILRIGTPESPRWLLGQGRVDEALRIVRKHFGPNVTLDADAGEHFAPAGGFARLFKPDLIRRTLFNCAFFVCLVIPYFAIYTFLPSILTAIRLPEGSGADLLLNAFLVLGALLGIWLTIKLSRRSFLIGSFAVCCFSLIALAALPSSANGGMIVAFGIFTLTMSAFSNLVGVFPPECFPTEARACGVGLSIACSRLGSAVGTFLLPVGIAQIGVQMTMLALAAVLLVGMIVSIAWAPETKHLTLNQASGG; encoded by the coding sequence TTGGATACTCAAAGCCTGAGCCCGCAGGCGCTCGCGCCGCACGCGGCCGCGCCCTTCAACGCGACGCACGACCGCGTCGCGCTCGACGATGTGCCGCTGAACCGCTTCCACGTGAAGATCGCGGGCCTGACATTCGGCGCGCATTTCACGGAAGGTTATGCGCTGGGCACCATCGGTTATGCGCTGTCGTCGCTGAACCGGCAGATTCCGCTCGATGCGTTCTGGATGGGCCTGCTCGGTTCGTCGGCGCTGATCGGCATTTTCATCGGCAGTCTCGTGTTCGGCTGGCTCTCCGACAAACTCGGCCGCCAGAAAATTTTCCTGCTGAGCTTCGTCATCATCACCGCAGCGGCGTTCGCGCAGTTCTATGCGACGACGCCCGCGATGCTCGTCGGCTTGCGCGTTTTGATCGGCTTCGGCATGGGCGGCGATTTCGCCGTCGGGCACGCGATTCTCGCCGAGTTTTCGCCGCGCAAGCATCGCGGCACGCTGCTCGGCTCGTTCAGCGTGATCTGGACTATCGGCTACGTGATCGCCAACGTGCTCGGCATGCATTACGCCGATGCATCGCCCGATGCATGGCGCTGGCTGCTCGCCTCCGCAGGCGTGCCGGCGTTTCTCGTGCTGATCCTGCGCATCGGCACGCCGGAGTCGCCGCGCTGGCTGCTGGGTCAAGGCCGCGTGGATGAAGCGTTGCGCATCGTGCGCAAGCACTTCGGTCCGAACGTGACGCTCGACGCCGATGCCGGCGAGCACTTCGCCCCGGCGGGCGGTTTTGCGCGTCTCTTCAAGCCGGACCTGATTCGCCGCACGCTGTTCAACTGCGCGTTTTTCGTGTGCCTCGTGATTCCGTACTTCGCGATCTACACGTTCCTGCCGAGCATTCTCACGGCGATCCGTCTGCCGGAAGGCTCGGGCGCCGATCTGCTGCTGAACGCCTTTCTCGTGCTCGGCGCGCTGCTCGGCATCTGGCTCACGATCAAACTGTCGCGGCGCTCGTTCCTGATCGGTTCGTTCGCGGTGTGCTGCTTCTCGCTGATTGCGCTGGCAGCGTTGCCGTCATCGGCGAATGGCGGGATGATCGTCGCGTTCGGCATCTTCACGTTGACGATGTCGGCGTTCTCGAACCTGGTCGGCGTGTTTCCGCCCGAGTGCTTTCCGACCGAGGCGCGCGCGTGCGGCGTCGGCTTGTCGATTGCATGCAGCCGGCTCGGATCGGCGGTGGGGACGTTCCTGCTGCCGGTCGGCATCGCGCAGATCGGCGTTCAGATGACCATGCTCGCGCTCGCCGCCGTGCTGCTCGTCGGGATGATCGTGTCGATTGCGTGGGCGCCGGAGACGAAGCATCTCACGCTGAATCAGGCAAGCGGCGGCTAA
- a CDS encoding ABC transporter ATP-binding protein encodes MNQTTQPAIELRHVSCRFISPDGKATVALRDFSMSVARGEFVAIVGPTGCGKSTTLSMITGLLKPTTGEVRVMGQPVDGIDPRIGFVFQADAVFPWRSVLDNVAAGPLYRGRSKSAAYDEAQEWLRRVGLDKFGKHYPHQLSGGMRKRVALAQTFINKPEILLMDEPFSALDMQTRTLMQDELLQLWSANAGSVVFVTHDLEEAIALADRVFVLTARPATLKKVYEIDLPRPRITSEIRYHPHFIEISRDIWHDLREEVQIG; translated from the coding sequence ATGAACCAGACGACACAACCGGCTATCGAACTGCGTCACGTCTCGTGCCGCTTCATTTCGCCGGACGGCAAGGCCACCGTCGCGCTGCGCGACTTCAGCATGTCGGTGGCGCGCGGCGAGTTCGTCGCGATCGTCGGTCCGACCGGCTGCGGCAAGTCCACGACGCTCAGCATGATCACGGGCCTCCTCAAGCCGACGACGGGCGAAGTGCGCGTGATGGGCCAGCCCGTCGACGGCATCGATCCGCGCATCGGCTTCGTGTTTCAGGCCGATGCCGTGTTTCCGTGGCGCTCGGTGCTCGACAACGTCGCGGCGGGTCCGCTCTATCGCGGCCGTTCGAAGTCCGCGGCCTACGACGAAGCCCAGGAATGGCTGCGCCGCGTCGGCCTCGACAAGTTCGGCAAGCACTATCCGCATCAGTTGTCGGGCGGCATGCGAAAGCGCGTGGCGCTCGCGCAGACGTTCATCAACAAGCCGGAAATCCTGTTGATGGACGAGCCGTTCTCCGCGCTCGACATGCAGACGCGCACGCTAATGCAGGACGAGTTGCTGCAACTGTGGTCGGCGAACGCGGGCTCGGTCGTGTTCGTCACGCACGATCTCGAAGAAGCGATCGCGCTGGCGGACCGCGTGTTCGTGCTGACCGCGCGCCCCGCGACGCTCAAGAAGGTCTACGAGATCGACCTGCCGCGTCCGCGCATCACGTCGGAAATTCGCTATCACCCGCACTTCATCGAAATTTCGCGCGATATCTGGCACGACTTGCGCGAAGAAGTGCAGATCGGTTGA